The nucleotide window AGATGATGAAAAAATCAATGCTTATGGTTTTGAAAAAATTGCTGTAATAAATGCCATTTCATCTTTAAGTTCAATTTTTCCAATAGGAATGATAAAAGATACTTCAACACATTACTATTTATCTACATTTAATGGTGAAAAAGATGTAGAGAAAATCAAAAATACAATAATAAAAATTAATGGTAAATCAATTTATTTAAAAGATATCGCACAAATCAAATATGAGTTAGCTGATGTTTCTAATATCTCTCATTTTAATGGAAATACAAATATTGCAGTTTCAATAAATAAAGGTTTTCAAGGTGATGCTATTGAGTTAGTTAAACAAATAAAACAGATTACAAAAGATTTTGAAAAAAAATATGAAAATCTAAGATTTGATACATATATTGACACTTCTATTTGGATTAAAAATAGATTAAATACAGTTGTATCAAATATTATTTTTGGATTAATTTTACTTTGTATAGCTCTTTATTATTTTATTAATTTAAGAATTGCAATTGTTATTGCCATTGGTATTCCAACATCTTTTATGATAGGGTTAATTGGTGCAGAATATTTAGGATATAGCTTAAATATGCTTTCTCTTTTAGGAGCTTTAATTGCTCTTGGAATGTTAGTTGATGAAGCTATAGTTGTTGGAGAGAATATTTATCGGCACATGGAAATGGGAAAAGATAAATTTACCGCTGCAAGAGATGGTGCTTTAGAAATGTATCCAGCTGTTTTAACAGCAACTGCAACAACAATTTTTGCATTTTTACCAATCTTACTTATGAGTGGAGAAGTTGGAAAATTTATGCAGATTCTTCCAATAATGATAAGTATTTTGCTTTTGAGTTCTCTATTTGAAGCCTTTTTCTTTTTACCTTTACATGCAAAAGATATTTTAAAAGTAAATCATTCAGAAAAAAAATCCCATAAAATTTGGGATTTTAACTATAAACTTTATGGAAATATTTTAGAATTTTTATTAAAAGGTAAGTATATATCAATAATTTTGATGTTACTTTTAATAATCATTGGTTCAATTATGATATTTAAAACTCAAAAATTTAAATTTATGCCTGCTTTTGATTCAACGCAAGTTTATATAACAGGTTCTGTTGGGGTTGGTAAAAAGATAGAACAAACAGAAGAGATCGTTTTAGAATTAGAGAAAAAAATGTTAAATTCAATGGATTTTAAAAATAGTATTAGTTCAGTTAGTTCTGTAATTGGTATGAAATTAGATGGGAAAAATTTACCTCATTATGAAGAGTTTTATTTTCATGTATTTGTAAATTTACATGAACGTGCAGCTGATAATTTTTTTGAAAAATATATAAATCCATATTTATCCCCAAAATATGATGATTCAAATATGATTAGAACTGTAAGTGCTCAAGATATTGAAAGTGAATTAAAAAAGATTTTAGAAAAAGATGTGAAATCTGGAAAATTTGAAGAATTAAAAGTATTTGTACCTCAAACTGGAATTGTAAAAAATGATGTAGAAATAGCAGTTTCAGGTAAAAAAGAAGAGGTATTAAAAGCAGTTGAAAAACTAAAAAATAGTTTGCATGGTGTAAAAGGTGTTTCAAATATTGCTGATGATTCTATTATTGGGAATTATGAGTTGAAATTTAAAGTAAATAGTTATGGAAATAGTTTAGGAATTACGGAAGAGAATATTTTAAATCAATTAAGACCTTTTTATTTAAAAGCTTCATATTCAAAAATGTTTGATGATAGTGGACTTGTAGATATAGTTTTTGAAAGTTCGAAAAAAGATATTTTACAGAGCTTAGATAGTTTTACAATAAATACTTCAAATAATGAAAAAGTGTTATTAAAAGAAGTTGCAGATTTTATTAAAATTCCTTCATATTCACAAATTTTTAAAGAAAATAGTGAACAAATTATAAGTGTTACGGCATCTTTGACTAAAATTACATCTGCTGAATTATTTGAAGAAATTAATGATGAAATATCAGAATTACGAAAATCTGTAACAATTTCAATAAAAGGTGAACAAGAAGAGAATGAAAAAGTTCAAAGAGAAATGTCACAAGCAGCTGTTATTGCTATTGTTTTGATTTTTATGGCTCTTATTTGGATGTTTGATTCTATTGTTAAACCTTTGATTATATTAAGTACAATTCCTTTATCCATTTTAGGTGTTTTAATAGGACACTTAATTATGGATATTAATATAACAATGCCAAGTTTAATAGGAATGGTTGGACTTGCTGGAGTTATTGTTAATGATGGAATTATAATGATGGATTTTATTAAAAAAGCTAAAAATTTATCTGAATTAGTTGAATTTGCAAAAATGAGATTAAGACCAATTTTATTGACTTCAATTACAACAGTTTTAGGTCTTGCAAGTTTGATATTTTTTGCTTCTGGACAATCTTTGATACTTCAACCAATGGCTGTATCGTTAGGATTTGGTATTTTATGGGCAACAGTTTTAAATCTATATTTTGTGCCTATGATGTATAGAATAATTTATTTGAGAAAATTTTGAATATAAGCTTTAGAAATTTCTAAAGCTTATAAAACAGTTATTCCTAAAACTCTTCGTAAAATATTATTATCTTCATCAAAATCTTTTAATTCTTTTCCTGGTTCTAAAGTTGTAATAGTTGCTTTACCTATGATATTTCTATATTTTCTTCCTGAACTATCTTTTAACCTTACACTCCAAATATTATGAACAACTAAAGGTTCATTATCTTTAATCCCAACATAAAGCATAATATGACCTTTTAAATAGACTAAAGTTGAAAAAGGAACACCATACTCTTTCATAAACTCTTTTTTCTCTTTTATGCTCATTTTTGACATATCAAGATATTTTCCATTTGATGTTTGAGATTTTGAATTTCTATGTAAATATTTTCCAAAAGGAACAAAAAAATCTTGAGTAAAACTAGAACAATCTCTATTATTTAATAATCCACCCCAACCATACGGTTCTTCTAAAAGTTGATTTAAAATTTTTACTCTATTTTCAGAAGTATATGCTATTGGCATAGCTTCAACTTCATCAATATTTAAATTTATATAAGAGATTATTGCTTTTTGATTATCATCTTTTTTTGCAATTAAAAATTTGTCATCTTTTTTAGGAAAAATTGTAGCAACTTTTACATATTCTCTAAAAATTGGGTCATAAATAGGAAATTTTTCTTTTACACTAACATAATAATTAGTTGTTTTAAACTCTTTAATAAAATTATCATCTACAAAAGCAATTGAGCCTATTTCAACCCATCCTCCAACTGTACTTGATTCCATATAAGCCCAAGCTCTATCTTTTGATAAATGAGAAACAATAATTGGTGTATTGATTTTTATTAAAGAATTTTGATTGTAGTCAAATGGAAATCCTTCTCCTGGTTTTGTTGGATCGTAAAACATAGGTGAATTTGTTGGAAGAACTCTTACATTTGCATTTTTTAACATAATTGCTTTTTTAGGAAGAACATTATATTCATCAAAATTTGAATTTTCTATTTGTTTTTTAAACCATTCTTCTGTTGCAAGTCTATGATTTTCTAAATATACTTTTTTAAATTTATATGATTGTCCCCACATTGCTTCAATTTTTGGATATGAAACTTTTGAAGAATCCCAAGGTTTGAAATATTTAGTAAAATAATCATTTGTAGCTCTATTTTGGTCTAAAAAATTATCGTTTGCTTTTTTTGAAAGTTCAGCAATATCACTCTCTTTTGGAATAACAATAGGTTCTTTAATAGAACATGCAGTAAACAAAACAGTAATTAAGAAAATAAAAGATAATTGTTTAAAATTTCTTAACATATACATTTCCTTTAATAATTTTTTTTGTGATTGTATCATTTTATCATTAAAGCTAGTTGTAATATTTTTAATTTAGTAATTAATAGTTATAGTAAACAAAAACTTTGAGGGAATAGGGTGTATAAACTTTCTATAAATAAAGATTTGTTCGAAAAAGTATTATTAAAAAAGATTCATATTTTAGAAAAAGAGAATAATAATTATTGGAAAAAAGAGTTACTTGAACCTATTATAAAAGATGATAAATTAACATATACTATTAAACAAATAAAAAAACTTTTTATAACAAATGGTTTAGGAGATGATAAACCTCAATTATTAATTGAATGTTTAAAAGTTGATTATTCTATTGAAAAAGGTTTATTTGAATTTCATTTAGGAAAAATTTTAGAACAGAAAAATATACCAGAAGTTGATGATGAAAAAGATATTTTAATAAAACAACTTTTAGATGAAAAAAAAGAGTTGATGAATATTTTAGAAGAGATAAAAAAGAGTAAGTTATTTAAAAACTAGAGTTTTAATTCTAGTTTTTAAATTATTGAATTATTTGATGATTAAATCTGCTATTTCATTCATTGTTGCTTCTGTCATATCTTTTACTTGACCAATCATCAATGTTTTTTGAGCTCCACCATAAGTTCCATCTTGATAACCTTTTAAAGCAGCAACAAAATCAGCTTTTGTCATATCTTTGATGATTTTAGATTTACCTAAAGCAACTTTCTCTCCATTTGCACCATGACATACAACACATTTTGCATAAGGGTTTGCAAAAGCAACACATGCAGTTAATAAAGATGCAGCTATAACGATTTTTTTCATAAATAATCCTTTGTTTGTTAGATATTAGATTATATACTAAGATTGTTTAGAGTTTATTGACTTCAATCAAGATTTAAGATTTATAAAAAGAATAATTTAAAAATTATTCTTTTTATTTTGAAA belongs to Arcobacter defluvii and includes:
- a CDS encoding efflux RND transporter permease subunit, whose protein sequence is MIKAMIEFSLRKPLLNHFILFFIFLLSVFSYLKIPKEIFPPSAKDAVIINGAYTGASSELLDKIAVAEIEDELLSLSSADTITSTIKNGSFSINVDLKDGYKSKDILDDVKDIITKVKTNLPSDMDEPTVKAVEFAFPLITVAVYSKNHDSKEYLIEVAKEVKSKVMQLKDLSQVQVLGESDKELLMILDDEKINAYGFEKIAVINAISSLSSIFPIGMIKDTSTHYYLSTFNGEKDVEKIKNTIIKINGKSIYLKDIAQIKYELADVSNISHFNGNTNIAVSINKGFQGDAIELVKQIKQITKDFEKKYENLRFDTYIDTSIWIKNRLNTVVSNIIFGLILLCIALYYFINLRIAIVIAIGIPTSFMIGLIGAEYLGYSLNMLSLLGALIALGMLVDEAIVVGENIYRHMEMGKDKFTAARDGALEMYPAVLTATATTIFAFLPILLMSGEVGKFMQILPIMISILLLSSLFEAFFFLPLHAKDILKVNHSEKKSHKIWDFNYKLYGNILEFLLKGKYISIILMLLLIIIGSIMIFKTQKFKFMPAFDSTQVYITGSVGVGKKIEQTEEIVLELEKKMLNSMDFKNSISSVSSVIGMKLDGKNLPHYEEFYFHVFVNLHERAADNFFEKYINPYLSPKYDDSNMIRTVSAQDIESELKKILEKDVKSGKFEELKVFVPQTGIVKNDVEIAVSGKKEEVLKAVEKLKNSLHGVKGVSNIADDSIIGNYELKFKVNSYGNSLGITEENILNQLRPFYLKASYSKMFDDSGLVDIVFESSKKDILQSLDSFTINTSNNEKVLLKEVADFIKIPSYSQIFKENSEQIISVTASLTKITSAELFEEINDEISELRKSVTISIKGEQEENEKVQREMSQAAVIAIVLIFMALIWMFDSIVKPLIILSTIPLSILGVLIGHLIMDINITMPSLIGMVGLAGVIVNDGIIMMDFIKKAKNLSELVEFAKMRLRPILLTSITTVLGLASLIFFASGQSLILQPMAVSLGFGILWATVLNLYFVPMMYRIIYLRKF
- a CDS encoding SH3 domain-containing protein; protein product: MLRNFKQLSFIFLITVLFTACSIKEPIVIPKESDIAELSKKANDNFLDQNRATNDYFTKYFKPWDSSKVSYPKIEAMWGQSYKFKKVYLENHRLATEEWFKKQIENSNFDEYNVLPKKAIMLKNANVRVLPTNSPMFYDPTKPGEGFPFDYNQNSLIKINTPIIVSHLSKDRAWAYMESSTVGGWVEIGSIAFVDDNFIKEFKTTNYYVSVKEKFPIYDPIFREYVKVATIFPKKDDKFLIAKKDDNQKAIISYINLNIDEVEAMPIAYTSENRVKILNQLLEEPYGWGGLLNNRDCSSFTQDFFVPFGKYLHRNSKSQTSNGKYLDMSKMSIKEKKEFMKEYGVPFSTLVYLKGHIMLYVGIKDNEPLVVHNIWSVRLKDSSGRKYRNIIGKATITTLEPGKELKDFDEDNNILRRVLGITVL
- a CDS encoding c-type cytochrome, with the protein product MKKIVIAASLLTACVAFANPYAKCVVCHGANGEKVALGKSKIIKDMTKADFVAALKGYQDGTYGGAQKTLMIGQVKDMTEATMNEIADLIIK